In Nocardia yunnanensis, one DNA window encodes the following:
- a CDS encoding glutamate ABC transporter substrate-binding protein: MKTRMRVLLLGAVALLAAACGSTPDAAPFRLPVENRLPVGATVLNAAPNQRADQSCDPTASLRPGAQPQPGALPAGSTMAKIVAGGALRVGVDQNQFLFGYRNPATGEIEGFDIDLAHEIARDLFGDPAKIELKPIESANRAKALVDNQVDIVVQNFTPTCARRQDVEFSSVYFETDQRVLVTKTSGIHSAADLGGKKVCGIPNSTTLDAVFALPDSQRPTVIGIQNWLDCLTALQQGEVDAASTDLPLLYGLKIQDPNLEVVGGPMAQDFYAVGIQKQNTDLVRFVNGVLDRVRADGTWQRIYNQRLSVMGPSNGPPAPKYKD, translated from the coding sequence GTGAAGACGCGGATGCGGGTGCTGCTGCTGGGTGCGGTGGCGCTGCTGGCCGCGGCGTGCGGATCGACGCCGGACGCCGCGCCGTTTCGACTACCCGTCGAGAACCGGTTGCCCGTCGGCGCGACGGTGCTGAACGCCGCACCCAATCAACGGGCCGACCAGTCCTGTGACCCTACCGCGAGCCTGCGCCCGGGTGCGCAGCCGCAGCCGGGCGCCCTGCCCGCGGGTTCGACGATGGCGAAGATCGTGGCCGGCGGCGCGCTGCGGGTCGGGGTGGATCAGAACCAATTCCTGTTCGGCTACCGCAATCCGGCCACCGGTGAGATCGAGGGCTTCGACATCGATCTGGCGCACGAGATCGCGCGCGACCTGTTCGGGGACCCGGCCAAGATCGAGCTCAAACCCATCGAATCCGCCAACCGCGCCAAGGCTTTGGTGGACAACCAGGTCGATATCGTGGTGCAGAACTTCACCCCGACCTGCGCGCGGCGTCAGGACGTCGAATTCTCCTCGGTGTACTTCGAGACCGATCAGCGCGTGCTGGTCACCAAGACCTCGGGCATCCACTCCGCGGCCGATCTCGGCGGCAAGAAGGTCTGCGGCATCCCGAACTCCACCACCCTCGACGCGGTGTTCGCGCTGCCGGATAGCCAGCGCCCCACCGTGATCGGCATCCAGAACTGGCTGGACTGCCTGACCGCGCTGCAGCAGGGCGAGGTCGACGCCGCGAGCACCGATCTGCCGCTGCTGTACGGGTTGAAGATCCAGGATCCCAATCTGGAGGTCGTCGGCGGCCCGATGGCACAGGACTTCTACGCCGTCGGAATCCAGAAGCAGAACACCGATCTGGTGCGCTTCGTCAACGGCGTGCTCGACCGGGTCCGCGCCGACGGCACCTGGCAGCGCATCTACAACCAGCGCTTGTCCGTGATGGGCCCCTCGAACGGTCCCCCGGCCCCCAAGTACAAAGACTGA